The Osmerus eperlanus chromosome 15, fOsmEpe2.1, whole genome shotgun sequence genome includes a window with the following:
- the zeb1b gene encoding zinc finger E-box-binding homeobox 1b: MADGPRCKRRKQANPRRNNVANYGNVVEGASDSDDEDKLHIVEEEGSLPDGADCDSNLHEEERNGDRWDEVREGCGSDGEDAGSTDALVEEMLQQGDTAVIYPEAPEEEPRQGTPEASSHDENGTPDSFSQLLTCPYCARGYKRYSSLKEHIKYRHEKSEDNFSCSQCSYTFTYRTQLERHMTAHKAGREQRHVTQSGGNRKFKCTECGKAFKYKHHLKEHLRIHSGEKPYECSNCKKRFSHSGSYSSHISSKKCVSLITVNGRPRSGAKTQAQSPAMPSSPAALRTQTRDKPEHGKPLQEQLPLNQIKSEPLDYEYKPAMVVSPTGVNGVFNGGGVAAPLQGAVQAVVLPTVGLVSPISINLADLQNVLKVAVDSNMIRQVLENNAKGQPGAGPLHSQQQLISAISLPIMGQDGNAKIIINYSLDPAQAQAQLTAQNLKKEPLAPASAQIHLQAHPEACKGQKLPEDLTVRLSREREAKEETKMEEKTTSTCLLCDDCPGGLDTLHALKHCKKEGLRIKGRGLDQSESAIAALLADGDLCPDQPKNLLSLLKAYFALNAAPTKEELSKISNSVSLPTHVVKKWFDKMQEGQISLGAPTPPSEAEDEGDGFIPEGTTALLSAETPVRAQVSPAEATQAEVDGASVSPTSPSPLNLTAGGPVPAEPPQGAEGPLDLSLPKPTREEAQRAAARAKLHPSSSRRSAQQDEPLNLTCIKKEPGTSPVPFYASLPSANPINIMTTQLPTLVTITDPSRVPCLRTLTTTTKQAILIPQLTYTYTTTASNPAANQMQDKTVLLNGIKEERQDTSSEGVSTLEEQNDSDSAPPRKKMRKTESGMYACDLCDKIFQKSSSLLRHKYEHTGKRPHECGICRKAFKHKHHLIEHMRLHSGEKPYQCDKCGKRFSHSGSYSQHMNHRYSYCKKEAQGGGGGQDSPEEEGDTAADMVLSVGEVQSDSRATSPPSHLDSDERGSSAREDEDSEEEEEEEDMETTAGGLDEGVLDMDEIQVVKIGEEGGEEEEEEEEGEEGGQNGEDMEEEGVEQVVVGGDGEEEEVEREERDEEVDTRQGEGQENTKKGEEAQVESEKSVVEDYDVIKEDEGATNGNSEKNTVFEDKNQTPGEKEEGDTK, translated from the exons TTGCAAACTACGGCAATGTGGTGGAGGGTGCGTCGGATTCGGATGACGAGGACAAGCTGCACatcgtggaggaggagggcagtctGCCGGACGGGGCGGACTGTGACAGCAACCTCCACGAGGAAGAACGCAACGGGGACCGCTGGGACGAAG tgagggaggggtgcggCTCAGACGGCGAGGATGCGGGCAGCACAGACGCCCTGGTGGAAGAGATGCTGCAGCAGGGCGACACAGCCGTCATTTACCCAGAAGCCCCGGAGGAGGAGCCGCGGCAGGGCACGCCCGAGGCCAGCAGCCACGACGAGAACG gCACTCCAGACTCGTTCTCCCAGCTCCTCACCTGCCCCTACTGTGCACGGGGCTACAAGCGCTACTCCTCTCTGAAGGAGCACATCAAGTACCGCCACGAGAAGAGCGAGGACAACTTCAGCTGCTCCCAGTGCAGCTACACCTTCACCTACCGCACGCAGCTGGAGAGGCACATGACGGCCCACAAGGCTGGACGAGAGCAG AGACACGTGACACAGTCAGGGGGCAACCGCAAATTCAAGTGCACTGAATGTGGAAAGGCTTTTAAATACAAGCACCACCTGAAGGAGCACCTACGTATCCACAGCG GAGAGAAACCCTACGAGTGCTCCAACTGCAAAAAACGTTTCTCCCACTCCGGCTCCTACAGCTCGCACATCAGCAGCAAGAAGTGTGTCAGCCTCATCACAGTCAACGGACGACCCAGATCGGGAGCCAAGACCCAGGCCCAGTCCCCGGCCATGCCCTCCTCACCGGCCGCCCTCCGGACACAGACCCGGGACAAGCCGGAGCACGGCAAGCCCCTGCAGGAGCAGCTGCCCCTCAACCAGATCAAGAGCGAGCCACTGGATTACGAGTACAAGCCTGCCATGGTGGTTTCCCCAACGGGGGTCAACGGGGTCTTCAACGGGGGGGGCGTGGCTGCTCCTCTCCAGGGTGCGGTCCAGGCAGTGGTCCTGCCCACCGTGGGCCTGGTGTCGCCCATCAGCATCAACCTGGCCGACCTCCAGAACGTTCTGAAGGTGGCAGTGGACAGTAACATGATCCGGCAAGTTCTGGAGAACAACGCCAAGGGCCAGCCGGGCGCGGGGCCGCTGCACTCCCAGCAGCAGCTCATCTCTGCCATCAGCCTGCCCATCATGGGGCAGGACGGCAACGCCAAGATTATCATCAACTACAGCCTGGACCCTGCCCAAGCCCAGGCCCAGCTCACAGCCCAGAACCTGAAGAAGGAGCCCCTGGCCCCGGCCTCAGCCCAAATCCACCTCCAGGCTCACCCTGAGGCCTGCAAGGGTCAGAAACTCCCTGAGGATCTGACTGTGAGgctgtcgagagagagagaagcaaaggAGGAaaccaagatggaggagaagaccACTAGCACCTGTCTGTTGTGTGACGACTGTCCCGGCGGACTGGACACACTTCACGCCCTCAAGCACTGCAAGAAGGAGGGCCTCAGGATCAAGGGCAGAGGCCTGGACCAATCAGAGTCCGCCATCGCCGCCCTGCTCGCCGATGGTGACCTCTGTCCAGACCAGCCCAAgaacctgctctccctcctcaagGCGTACTTTGCCTTAAACGCTGCGCCCACTAAGGAGGAACTGTCCAAGATCTCCAACTCCGTCAGCCTCCCCACCCACGTGGTCAAGAAGTGGTTCGACAAGATGCAGGAGGGGCAGATCTCGCTGGGGGCTCCCACCCCGCCCTCTGAggcggaggatgagggggacggCTTTATTCCGGAGGGTACCACCGCCCTCTTGAGCGCTGAGACCCCTGTTCGGGCACAGGTCAGCCCGGCCGAGGCCACCCAGGCAGAGGTCGATGGCGCCAGTGTCAGCCCTACCTCCCCCTCGCCACTGAACCTGACCGCCGGGGGGCCGGTCCCGGCTGAGCCCCCCCAGGGTGCCGAGGGACCCCTGGACCTGTCGCTACCAAAGCCCACCAGAGAGGAGGCGCAGAGGGCTGCGGCCAGGGCCaagctccacccctcctcctcccgccggTCGGCCCAGCAGGACGAGCCCCTCAACTTGACCTGCATCAAGAAGGAGCCTGGCACCAGCCCCGTCCCCTTCTACGCCAGCCTGCCAAGTGCCAACCCCATCAACATCATGACCACTCAGCTGCCCACGCTCGTGACCATCACTGACCCGAGCCGGGTGCCCTGCTTGCGGACGCTCACGACCACCACCAAACAGGCCATCCTCATCCCCCAGCTGACATACACCTATACCACTACGGCCAGCAATCCGGCAGCCAATCAGATGCAGGACAAGACTGTGCTTCTCAACGGCATCAAG gaggagaggcaggacacCAGCTCGGAGGGCGTGTCCACGCTGGAGGAGCAGAACGACTCGGACTCCGCCCCTCCCAGGAAGAAGATGAGGAAGACGGAGAGCGGCATGTACGCCTGCGACCTGTGTGACAAGATCTTCCAGAAGAGCAGCTCCCTGCTGAGACACAAATACGAACACACAG GGAAAAGGCCCCATGAGTGTGGCATCTGCAGAAAGGCCTTCAAGCACAAGCACCACTTGATAGAACACATGCGCCTccactcaggagagaagccctaccagTGCGACAAGTGCGGCAAGCGCTTCTCTCACTCCGGCTCCTACTCCCAGCACATGAACCACCGCTACTCCTACTGCAAGAAGGAGGCGCAGGGCGGCGGAGGTGGGCAGGACAGcccggaggaggagggcgacaCCGCCGCCGACATGGTCCTGAGCGTCGGGGAGGTGCAGTCAGACAGCCGGGCCACctcgcctccctcccacctGGACTCAGACGAGCGAGGCAGCAGCgccagggaggacgaggatagtgaggaggaggaggaggaggaggacatggagacgACGGCAGGGGGGCTGGACGAGGGCGTCCTAGACATGGATGAGATACAGGTAGTGAAgataggggaggaaggaggggaggaggaggaggaggaggaggaaggagaagaggggggtcaGAATGGAGAGGacatggaagaggagggggtggaacaggtggtggtggggggagatggggaggaggaggaggtggagagg gaagagagggatgaagaggtagatacaaggcagggggaggggcaggagaacaCTAAAAAAGGTGAGGAAG CACAGGTGGAATCAGAGAAGAGTGTGGTGGAGGACTATGATGTCATCAAAGAGGATGAAGGTGCAACAAATGGAAACAGTGAAAAAAACACGGTTTTTGAAGACAAGAACCAGACtccaggagagaaggaagaaggagacacaaaataa